In a single window of the Notamacropus eugenii isolate mMacEug1 chromosome 4, mMacEug1.pri_v2, whole genome shotgun sequence genome:
- the CCDC157 gene encoding coiled-coil domain-containing protein 157 isoform X2: METARRETSVTRLGAAADLRSRGRGSGGGSCGNSSKSCSGAAGGRMAHLLGNQSCMDSLRKDITDLQGAIVDVFSRAGAVRFPSWKFPDKVSCDLDLVSLLEHYDHEEGNPEFTQLSHVVLLELVIDR; the protein is encoded by the exons ATGGAGACGGCCAGGCGGGAGACCTCAGTTACTCGGCTGGGAGCGGCTGCGGACCTGAGAAGTCGAGGCCGGGGCTCCGGGGGCGGGAGCTGCGGGAATAGTTCCAAGAGCTGCAGCGGCGCTGCTGGGGGCAG GATGGCCCATCTGCTGGGGAACCAAAGCTGCATGGACAGCTTGAGGAAGGACATCACAGACCTGCAAGGAGCCATCGTGGACGTGTTCTCTCGAGCCGGGGCCGTGCGCTTCCCCTCCTGGAAATTCCCCGACAAAGTGTCGTGCGACCTGGACTTGGTGTCCCTCTTGGAGCACTATGACCACGAGGAAGGGAACCCGGAGTTCACCCAGCTTTCCCATGTGGTGCTCCTGGAGCTGGTGATTGACAGGTGA